One window of Bacillus alkalicellulosilyticus genomic DNA carries:
- the spoVE gene encoding stage V sporulation protein E, translated as MPKSKTSPDLILMFATIALLTIGIIMVYSASAAWATYKFDDAFFFAKRQVFFAGAGIAAMIFIMNIEYWTWRRWSKLLVIICFILLIVVLIPGVGLVRGGARSWLGVGAFSIQPSEFMKLAMIAFLAKYLSENQKKITSFKNGLVPSLSLVLLAFGMIMLQPDLGTGAVMVGTCVVMIFVAGAKISHFVGLGIVGLVGFAGLIISAPYRIKRITSFLDPWSDPLGSGFQIIQSLYAIGPGGLLGLGLGESRQKYFYLPEPQTDFIFAILSEELGFIGGAIVIFLFGVMLWRGIRIALGAQDLFGSLLAVGIIAMVAIQVMINIGVVTGLMPVTGITLPFLSYGGSSLTLMLVAIGVLLNISRYSRI; from the coding sequence GTGCCTAAATCAAAAACGTCTCCAGATTTAATTTTAATGTTTGCTACAATAGCCTTACTTACAATTGGAATCATAATGGTTTACAGTGCAAGTGCGGCGTGGGCAACCTACAAGTTTGATGATGCATTCTTTTTTGCAAAGCGCCAGGTGTTTTTTGCTGGAGCAGGAATCGCAGCAATGATTTTCATTATGAATATTGAATATTGGACATGGAGAAGATGGTCAAAACTATTAGTCATCATTTGTTTTATCCTTCTTATTGTCGTGTTGATTCCAGGTGTAGGACTTGTTCGAGGAGGAGCAAGAAGTTGGCTCGGTGTTGGTGCTTTTTCGATTCAACCTTCAGAATTTATGAAACTTGCTATGATAGCTTTTCTTGCAAAATATCTATCAGAAAATCAAAAGAAAATCACATCATTTAAGAATGGGCTAGTCCCCTCTTTATCGCTAGTGTTACTTGCGTTTGGAATGATTATGTTACAACCAGACTTAGGAACAGGTGCCGTTATGGTTGGTACATGTGTTGTCATGATATTTGTAGCAGGCGCAAAAATATCCCATTTTGTTGGACTAGGTATTGTCGGATTAGTCGGGTTTGCAGGTCTTATTATTTCAGCTCCTTACCGAATAAAACGAATCACCTCGTTTCTAGACCCATGGTCAGATCCTTTAGGAAGTGGGTTTCAAATTATTCAGTCGTTATATGCGATTGGGCCAGGTGGACTACTTGGTTTAGGGTTAGGTGAAAGTAGGCAAAAATATTTTTACTTACCTGAACCTCAAACAGATTTTATTTTTGCCATTCTTTCTGAAGAATTAGGATTCATTGGAGGCGCTATCGTAATCTTTTTATTTGGTGTCATGCTTTGGCGCGGAATTCGCATCGCTCTTGGTGCGCAAGACTTATTTGGAAGTTTGCTTGCTGTAGGAATTATTGCAATGGTTGCTATTCAGGTTATGATAAACATTGGTGTTGTAACCGGGTTAATGCCTGTTACAGGAATTACACTCCCGTTTTTAAGTTATGGTGGTTCTTCTCTAACACTAATGCTAGTAGCCATTGGTGTGTTATTAAATATCAGTCGCTATTCTAGAATATAA
- the ftsL gene encoding cell division protein FtsL — MSNVARQYQLPKEKKQQVQQQKPVTPKVRKKITKGEKGIIAMMFLAFTCAVLFFVVNQVSTYAVNRDIHVLEQSILQQEQVNDGLRLQVIELSRPDRILDIATEELGMSLDDNKVKVIQN, encoded by the coding sequence ATGAGTAATGTAGCAAGACAATATCAATTACCAAAAGAAAAGAAACAACAAGTACAACAACAAAAGCCTGTTACTCCTAAAGTAAGAAAGAAAATTACTAAAGGAGAAAAAGGAATAATTGCAATGATGTTTTTAGCGTTCACATGTGCGGTACTTTTCTTTGTGGTTAACCAAGTATCAACATATGCAGTTAACAGAGATATTCATGTTCTTGAGCAATCGATTTTACAACAAGAACAAGTGAATGATGGCTTAAGGCTTCAAGTCATTGAATTGAGTCGACCTGACCGTATTCTAGACATTGCAACTGAAGAGCTAGGCATGTCATTAGATGATAATAAAGTTAAAGTTATCCAAAACTAG
- the murD gene encoding UDP-N-acetylmuramoyl-L-alanine--D-glutamate ligase yields the protein MKDVSQYKNKHILVLGLAKSGFAASKLLHSLEAHVIVNDAKPLEENTQAKELESLGIQVICGAHPLSLLDGPIDFIVKNPGIPYTNPIVEEAVKRNISVITEIELASQLSEADMIAITGSNGKTTTTTLLVEMLKNSEKEPLVAGNIGTVACEVVQNAKPNHIIVTEVSSFQLQGTENFHPKVAVFLNLFDAHLDYHGTKENYGLAKANIYKNLDDEDFIVYNADDESVVSLASNAKGQHIPFSLTKKNSNGAYLKSGYVFFQGENIIDINDIVLPGKHNLENILAAVAAAKCCGASTTQIQNVLTTFAGVEHRVQYVTTIDNRKFYNDSKATNILAAKAAISAFQEPVILLAGGLDRGNSFDDLIPALRSVKAVITFGQTQEKILAAAAEAGVDYCKKAVNAADAVRIAYDLSDEGDVVLLSPACASWDQYKTYEERGHEFIQAVENLKR from the coding sequence ATGAAAGATGTTAGTCAATATAAAAACAAACATATTCTCGTGCTAGGTTTAGCTAAAAGTGGCTTTGCTGCTAGTAAATTATTACATTCACTAGAGGCACATGTTATTGTAAATGATGCCAAGCCCTTAGAAGAAAATACTCAAGCAAAAGAGCTCGAATCCTTAGGGATTCAGGTCATTTGTGGTGCTCATCCATTGTCATTATTGGATGGGCCTATTGACTTTATAGTGAAAAATCCGGGAATTCCATATACGAACCCTATTGTTGAAGAAGCAGTAAAGCGAAATATATCAGTGATTACAGAAATTGAATTAGCTTCACAACTGTCTGAAGCAGATATGATTGCCATAACAGGGTCAAATGGAAAAACAACAACTACAACGTTACTTGTTGAAATGTTAAAAAACAGCGAAAAAGAGCCTCTTGTTGCTGGAAATATCGGTACAGTAGCTTGTGAGGTTGTTCAAAACGCAAAACCAAATCATATCATTGTCACAGAGGTTTCTAGTTTTCAACTTCAAGGAACGGAAAACTTTCATCCTAAAGTCGCTGTCTTTTTAAATTTATTTGATGCTCATCTTGATTATCATGGCACAAAAGAAAATTATGGATTAGCAAAGGCTAATATTTATAAAAACTTAGATGACGAAGACTTTATCGTATATAATGCTGATGATGAAAGTGTAGTTTCCCTTGCTTCTAATGCAAAGGGTCAACATATTCCGTTTTCATTAACAAAAAAGAATTCAAATGGTGCTTATCTTAAATCGGGCTATGTGTTTTTCCAAGGAGAAAACATCATTGATATAAATGACATTGTGCTCCCTGGTAAACATAATTTAGAAAATATTTTGGCTGCAGTTGCAGCAGCAAAATGCTGCGGTGCGTCAACTACTCAGATCCAAAACGTACTAACAACATTTGCTGGTGTGGAACATCGAGTTCAATATGTTACTACGATTGATAATCGGAAATTTTATAATGACTCTAAGGCAACAAACATATTAGCTGCAAAAGCAGCAATATCAGCTTTCCAGGAACCTGTAATATTGCTAGCGGGTGGATTAGACCGTGGCAATTCATTTGATGACCTTATACCTGCCCTACGATCAGTAAAGGCTGTTATTACATTCGGTCAAACCCAAGAGAAAATACTTGCTGCTGCTGCTGAAGCAGGAGTTGACTATTGTAAAAAGGCAGTTAATGCTGCTGATGCGGTTCGTATCGCCTACGACCTTTCTGATGAGGGTGATGTGGTTTTGTTATCTCCTGCGTGTGCGAGTTGGGATCAATATAAGACGTATGAAGAACGGGGCCATGAATTTATTCAGGCCGTTGAAAACTTAAAAAGATAA
- a CDS encoding stage V sporulation protein D, which yields MRVSNVTVRKRLVFVLVFGLLFFLVIAIRLGYVQFALGDWLTDRAEDSWSRDIPFEAMRGEILDRNDVVLATNVSAPSVLVVPRQVKNPADTAEELASVLNMSHQRAYELITKQESIVRIQPEGRKITKEKANEVRKLGLEGVYIAEDSKRHYPFGSYLSHVLGFAGIDNQGLTGLELYYEEQLSGKKGRVSFFSDAKGKRMPDLADEYTPPVDGLDLRLTIDSRVQTIIERELDIAEATYNPDGAIAIAMDPNTGEILGMSSRPHYNPENFREVPPEIYNQNKPVWMQYEPGSTFKIITLAAALEEGEVNLEKDTFNDPGFIEVSGHRLRCWKKGGHGHQTFLEVVQNSCNPGFVELGERLGKDRLFDYIEDFGFGEKTGIDLQGEGKGILFNRDRVGPLEQATTAFGQGVSVTPIQQVTAVSAAINGGYLYQPYLAKEWIDKDSGEIYVSTAPTLKRRVISEETSEQIRHALESVVALGTGKGAYVDGYRVGGKTGTAQKAKDGRYLENNHIVSFIGFAPADDPQLVVYVAIDNPKDTLQFGGIVAAPIVGKIMGDSLRAMGVEKREDQIEKELAWNDEKLVEVPDLEGLSIREINQAYYELKLDASGEGSTVVYQSPQPGMKVVEGSTIRLYMGDKSD from the coding sequence GTGCGAGTATCAAATGTAACTGTACGAAAACGGCTTGTTTTTGTATTAGTTTTTGGTTTGTTGTTTTTCTTAGTTATTGCAATTCGCTTAGGGTATGTTCAATTTGCATTAGGAGATTGGTTAACTGATAGGGCTGAAGATTCGTGGAGTAGAGATATCCCTTTTGAAGCGATGCGTGGCGAAATTTTAGACAGAAATGATGTCGTCCTTGCTACAAATGTTAGTGCGCCCTCGGTACTTGTTGTACCAAGGCAAGTAAAGAATCCTGCGGATACTGCAGAGGAATTAGCAAGCGTACTAAATATGAGTCATCAACGTGCTTATGAGTTAATCACAAAGCAGGAATCCATTGTTCGAATACAACCAGAAGGCAGAAAAATAACAAAAGAAAAAGCGAATGAGGTTCGAAAACTAGGACTAGAGGGTGTCTATATAGCTGAAGATAGTAAAAGGCACTATCCTTTTGGTTCTTATTTATCACATGTATTAGGTTTTGCTGGGATCGATAATCAAGGACTTACAGGATTAGAACTGTACTATGAAGAACAGCTGAGTGGGAAAAAAGGGAGAGTTTCCTTTTTCTCTGATGCCAAAGGAAAAAGAATGCCAGATTTAGCTGATGAATATACACCTCCTGTAGATGGTTTAGATTTGCGGTTAACGATAGATAGCCGCGTTCAAACGATTATTGAGCGGGAATTAGATATTGCTGAAGCTACGTATAACCCTGATGGTGCAATAGCGATAGCGATGGATCCAAATACGGGCGAAATCCTAGGCATGTCTAGTAGACCGCATTATAATCCAGAAAACTTTAGAGAAGTCCCTCCAGAAATATATAATCAGAATAAACCAGTGTGGATGCAATATGAGCCTGGGTCAACCTTTAAAATCATTACACTTGCTGCTGCACTTGAAGAAGGTGAAGTGAACTTAGAAAAGGATACATTTAACGACCCTGGTTTTATTGAAGTGTCAGGTCATCGCCTTCGTTGTTGGAAAAAGGGCGGACATGGTCATCAAACCTTTTTAGAAGTCGTCCAAAACTCTTGTAACCCCGGTTTTGTAGAGTTAGGAGAGCGTTTAGGAAAAGATAGGCTCTTTGATTATATCGAGGATTTTGGTTTTGGTGAAAAGACAGGAATTGATCTTCAAGGAGAAGGAAAAGGTATCTTATTTAATCGTGACCGTGTTGGGCCTTTAGAACAAGCTACAACTGCATTTGGTCAAGGAGTATCAGTTACACCAATTCAACAGGTAACCGCAGTGTCAGCTGCTATAAATGGCGGATACTTATATCAACCTTATTTGGCGAAAGAATGGATCGATAAGGATTCTGGTGAGATATATGTTAGTACAGCTCCAACTCTAAAAAGAAGAGTCATCTCAGAAGAAACCTCGGAACAAATTCGTCATGCTTTAGAAAGCGTTGTTGCACTTGGGACAGGAAAAGGTGCGTATGTCGACGGCTATCGTGTAGGTGGGAAAACAGGAACGGCACAGAAAGCAAAAGATGGACGTTATTTAGAAAATAACCATATTGTCTCGTTCATTGGATTTGCACCAGCTGATGACCCGCAACTGGTCGTTTATGTTGCGATTGATAATCCAAAAGATACACTTCAATTTGGTGGTATTGTTGCAGCACCAATTGTTGGCAAGATTATGGGTGACAGCTTACGAGCGATGGGTGTTGAAAAACGAGAAGACCAAATCGAAAAAGAATTAGCATGGAATGATGAAAAATTGGTTGAAGTTCCAGATTTAGAAGGATTATCGATCCGAGAAATCAACCAAGCGTATTATGAGCTTAAATTAGACGCATCTGGAGAAGGTTCCACAGTCGTTTATCAATCTCCACAACCTGGCATGAAGGTTGTAGAAGGATCAACAATTAGACTTTACATGGGTGACAAATCTGATTGA
- a CDS encoding UDP-N-acetylmuramoyl-L-alanyl-D-glutamate--2,6-diaminopimelate ligase, translated as MKLDQLLKPLLNYIKSDDRNPDIISVEMDSRLVKEGSLFICIQGFTVDGHDYANQAVANGAVAVIAQHQLELSVPVIIVPDSKRAMDIVANYFYNHPTDKLTLIGVTGTNGKTTTTHIIEKILRDNGEQTGLIGTMYTKVGQTVYETKNTTPESLTLQRYFQQMVEENVTVAVMEVSSHALHLGRVRGSDFNIAVFTNLTPDHLDYHETMEAYKHAKGLLFAQLGNTYKHNDLKVAILNQDDNASADYDKMTTAQVFTYGIKNKSDIMASNIKMTASGTEFILQTPLESKQVTINLIGTFSVYNVLAATAACLCYGIPLQKIVESLEQIDGVAGRFETVDENQKFTVIVDYAHTPDSLENVLLTIKELAKGDVYCIVGCGGDRDKTKRPVMAKIAADHATHAIFTSDNPRSEDAIKILEDMEQGVTSKDSYDIIPDREAAIRKAIWSAKDNDVVLIAGKGHETYQIIGNTTYDFDDREVARRAIKEREK; from the coding sequence ATGAAGCTCGACCAATTGCTTAAACCATTACTTAATTACATAAAATCTGATGACCGTAATCCCGACATTATATCAGTAGAAATGGATTCTCGTCTCGTAAAAGAGGGGAGTTTGTTCATTTGTATTCAAGGATTTACTGTCGATGGTCATGATTATGCAAACCAAGCTGTCGCAAATGGTGCTGTAGCTGTTATAGCCCAACACCAACTTGAATTATCCGTACCTGTCATCATTGTTCCAGATTCAAAAAGAGCAATGGATATAGTCGCCAATTATTTTTATAACCACCCAACCGATAAGTTAACGTTAATTGGAGTAACCGGAACCAATGGCAAAACAACGACGACTCATATTATAGAAAAGATTTTACGAGACAATGGGGAGCAGACTGGTTTAATTGGGACGATGTATACAAAAGTGGGGCAAACCGTGTATGAAACCAAAAACACGACACCCGAATCACTAACCTTGCAAAGATACTTTCAACAAATGGTTGAAGAAAATGTAACCGTAGCTGTTATGGAAGTCTCTTCACATGCCCTTCATTTAGGTCGTGTGAGGGGAAGTGACTTTAATATCGCTGTCTTTACGAATCTTACCCCTGATCATTTGGATTATCATGAAACAATGGAAGCTTATAAGCATGCCAAAGGATTATTATTTGCGCAGTTAGGAAACACGTATAAGCATAATGATCTAAAGGTGGCCATCTTAAACCAAGATGATAATGCTTCAGCTGATTATGATAAAATGACGACAGCGCAAGTTTTTACATATGGCATAAAAAATAAAAGTGATATCATGGCGTCTAATATAAAGATGACAGCGAGTGGAACAGAGTTTATTCTTCAAACACCACTTGAAAGTAAGCAGGTAACCATTAACCTAATTGGCACGTTTAGTGTATATAATGTATTGGCTGCAACTGCTGCTTGTCTTTGTTATGGCATACCATTACAAAAAATAGTTGAAAGCCTTGAGCAAATCGACGGAGTAGCTGGACGTTTTGAAACTGTAGATGAAAACCAAAAATTCACGGTAATCGTTGATTATGCACATACACCTGATAGCTTAGAAAATGTATTACTAACGATTAAAGAACTCGCAAAAGGTGATGTGTACTGTATCGTAGGTTGTGGTGGGGACAGAGATAAAACCAAACGTCCTGTTATGGCGAAGATTGCTGCTGACCATGCAACACACGCCATTTTTACATCTGATAACCCTCGTAGTGAAGATGCGATAAAAATATTAGAAGATATGGAACAAGGAGTTACATCAAAGGATAGCTATGACATCATACCAGACAGAGAAGCGGCCATTAGAAAGGCAATTTGGTCTGCTAAGGATAATGATGTCGTCTTGATTGCTGGAAAAGGACATGAAACCTATCAAATTATCGGAAACACGACATATGATTTTGACGATAGGGAAGTCGCTAGAAGAGCCATTAAGGAGAGGGAGAAATGA
- the mraY gene encoding phospho-N-acetylmuramoyl-pentapeptide-transferase, with protein MLEQVLLFTLLASFLVAVLLSPVLIPFLRRLKFGQSIREEGPKSHQKKSGTPTMGGLMILLSIVISTIIIVTKFLSFSPELIILLFVTIGYGLIGFLDDFIKVVKKHNLGLNSKQKLLGQLVIAIIFYISLHQLGFSTELSIPATNLSIDIGWLYFPLIIVMLVGASNAVNLTDGLDGLLAGTGAIAFGAFAILAWYADMVDIAIFCAAVVGAVLGFLVFNAHPAKVFMGDTGSLALGGAIAAVAILTKMEILLVIIGGVFVIETLSVIIQVISFKTRGKRIFKMSPLHHHYELSGWSEWRVVVTFWLVGMLFAVLGIYLEVWV; from the coding sequence ATGTTAGAACAAGTGTTATTGTTTACGTTATTGGCTTCATTTTTAGTAGCAGTATTACTTTCTCCAGTATTAATTCCGTTTTTAAGAAGGTTGAAATTTGGGCAAAGTATTCGAGAAGAAGGACCAAAATCGCATCAAAAGAAAAGTGGGACACCTACCATGGGTGGGCTTATGATATTGTTATCGATTGTTATTAGTACAATTATTATTGTTACTAAATTTCTATCATTTTCACCTGAATTGATTATCCTCTTATTTGTTACGATTGGGTACGGTTTAATTGGTTTCTTAGATGACTTTATCAAGGTAGTCAAAAAACATAATTTGGGGTTAAATTCAAAGCAGAAGCTATTAGGTCAATTAGTTATTGCTATTATATTTTATATTAGCTTACACCAGCTTGGCTTTTCAACAGAACTTTCTATTCCGGCAACAAACCTATCGATTGACATTGGTTGGCTTTACTTCCCTTTGATTATTGTTATGTTAGTTGGTGCCTCTAACGCTGTTAATCTAACAGATGGTTTGGATGGATTGTTAGCAGGAACGGGAGCGATTGCGTTTGGTGCATTTGCTATTTTAGCTTGGTATGCTGATATGGTGGATATAGCGATTTTCTGTGCAGCTGTTGTTGGTGCTGTATTAGGGTTTTTAGTTTTTAATGCACACCCAGCTAAAGTGTTCATGGGAGATACAGGTTCACTTGCATTAGGCGGCGCGATTGCAGCTGTAGCTATTTTAACGAAAATGGAAATTTTACTTGTTATTATTGGTGGAGTGTTCGTCATTGAAACGCTTTCGGTGATAATTCAAGTCATTTCATTTAAAACAAGAGGGAAACGGATATTTAAAATGAGTCCTCTTCATCATCATTATGAACTCTCCGGATGGTCAGAGTGGAGAGTTGTTGTCACATTCTGGCTTGTAGGTATGTTATTTGCAGTGTTAGGAATTTATTTAGAGGTGTGGGTATAG
- a CDS encoding UDP-N-acetylmuramoyl-tripeptide--D-alanyl-D-alanine ligase — MIEAKLVDAISSGSRHENQSLSHFASVSTDSRVKRENGLFIPLVGERFDGHDYILDAIQGGATASIWQKDKPIPESLPQTFQLYYVEDTLAALQELSKKYLQAVNPIVVGVTGSNGKTTTKDILEAVLSTSYKTHKTQGNYNNHIGLPLTILAMPKDCELIILEMGMSDFREIALLSEIAAPDYAIVTNIGESHIQNLGSREGIAKAKMEIAEGLKANGVVIFDGDEPLLQSYRNPSTLTCGFNDKNYYQVTDCIGDERGYSFTINDSSFQYQLPLLGKHNIKNALYAIVVAKKLQISDSLINKGLTEISLTGMRLERKEGLNGSLVINDAYNASPTSMKAAVSVIKGIGNFTKRIVILGDIYELGMNEEELHRSVAEVIDEPITHAWLVGEKGKWIYDELQKRQSHRMDIRRYETKEDVSKDVIPLLTEDTIVLIKASRGLKLETVVEEIIKQG; from the coding sequence ATGATTGAAGCAAAGTTAGTTGATGCAATTAGTAGTGGAAGTAGACATGAAAATCAATCATTATCTCACTTTGCATCGGTCTCGACGGATAGCAGGGTGAAAAGAGAGAATGGATTATTTATACCTCTGGTTGGTGAGAGGTTTGATGGCCATGATTATATCTTGGATGCAATTCAAGGTGGGGCAACGGCTTCTATTTGGCAAAAAGATAAACCTATTCCTGAGAGCCTCCCACAAACCTTTCAACTCTACTATGTTGAAGACACATTAGCGGCTCTTCAAGAGCTATCTAAGAAGTACTTACAAGCGGTTAATCCAATTGTAGTAGGAGTAACTGGAAGCAATGGGAAAACAACGACGAAGGATATCCTTGAGGCGGTTCTCTCGACATCATACAAAACTCATAAAACACAAGGAAATTATAACAATCATATTGGTCTGCCCTTAACTATTTTGGCCATGCCAAAAGATTGTGAACTGATTATCCTAGAAATGGGGATGAGTGATTTTCGGGAAATTGCTTTGTTAAGTGAGATAGCCGCACCAGATTATGCGATCGTTACTAATATTGGTGAATCCCATATTCAAAACCTTGGCAGTCGTGAAGGAATAGCAAAAGCAAAAATGGAAATTGCTGAAGGATTAAAAGCCAATGGGGTTGTTATTTTTGATGGTGATGAACCGTTACTGCAATCCTACAGGAACCCTTCAACATTGACTTGTGGATTCAATGACAAGAATTATTACCAAGTAACCGACTGCATTGGTGATGAAAGAGGTTATTCTTTTACCATAAATGACTCATCATTTCAGTATCAGTTGCCATTACTCGGAAAACACAATATAAAAAATGCGTTATATGCGATTGTCGTTGCAAAAAAACTTCAGATTTCCGATTCATTAATTAATAAAGGTTTGACAGAAATCTCCTTAACGGGAATGCGCTTAGAACGAAAGGAAGGACTAAATGGCTCTCTAGTAATAAATGATGCTTATAATGCAAGTCCTACTTCAATGAAAGCTGCAGTCTCAGTAATTAAAGGAATAGGGAACTTTACAAAAAGAATTGTCATCTTGGGAGATATTTATGAATTAGGAATGAATGAAGAGGAACTGCATCGCTCTGTAGCTGAAGTCATTGATGAACCGATTACTCATGCATGGCTAGTTGGCGAAAAAGGAAAATGGATCTATGATGAATTACAGAAAAGACAAAGCCATAGAATGGATATAAGAAGGTATGAAACAAAGGAAGATGTAAGTAAGGATGTTATTCCGCTGCTTACGGAAGATACCATTGTTCTTATAAAAGCTTCTCGTGGACTAAAATTAGAAACAGTTGTCGAGGAAATCATCAAACAAGGATAA
- a CDS encoding penicillin-binding transpeptidase domain-containing protein has product MQVKRATTNKRAVLFLFLFLIMFSVLFGRIVYIQANSEIEGQDLKAIAESHWTKKTVIEGQRGTIYDRNGSPLAQEISSYTMYAVLNKNYSNYVKNPSKTASILAEHVEMPVEKIEELLTSDRFQVEFGPSTRNMSHEKMTELKELELDGIFFRREPRRYYPKQTYASHVIGYTERDMENSRMGLELSLDENLRAEDGYVVYQRDPRGIKLPDPKENVHPPKHGDDVYLTFDSNIQTALEQVMTKVDEEYSPERMIAIVADPKTGQILAMSNRPSFNPNHYEEITNYLNYAVSDRFEPGSTMKVFTLAAAIEEGVYNGEEEYQSGRYQLGANAVSDHNQGRGWGKINFNEGFQRSSNVAFVKLGLEKLGPDTFFTYLNRFGFAEPTGIDLPNEVDSLLADSSNLGAAYTAFGQNSAVTPIQQIQAATAIANNGKMMKPYVIDKIVNPADGSIILANEPEVVGEPVSKDTAKQVRDLLETVVTEPAGTGRPFYIEGFDVIGKTGTAQISAPGGGYLQGHGVNIFSFLGMAPKDDPKVVVYVAVDRPQLKPVESGSAPVSMIFNTVMKHSLQYLNITPTYEEITNQSEQGIQLDNYKGKDPKKVKKELEEKGLEVLVFGNGDKVIDQQPVSDRHIMIGERVLIRTEGEKFSMPDVIGWSFRDVMKLSNLLQLQMNATGAGFTVQQNISPGSTVREGDYVQVELREPSELIRTTEEEENEEETQEELETFAN; this is encoded by the coding sequence ATGCAAGTAAAACGGGCAACAACCAACAAGAGAGCTGTTCTTTTTTTGTTTCTCTTTTTAATTATGTTTTCAGTTTTATTTGGTAGGATTGTATACATCCAAGCCAACAGTGAAATTGAGGGCCAAGACTTAAAGGCAATAGCGGAATCACATTGGACCAAAAAGACGGTAATTGAAGGTCAACGTGGGACTATCTATGACCGGAATGGAAGTCCATTAGCGCAGGAAATAAGTTCGTATACAATGTATGCTGTTCTGAATAAAAATTATAGCAATTACGTAAAAAATCCTAGTAAAACAGCAAGTATATTAGCTGAGCATGTGGAAATGCCGGTAGAAAAAATAGAAGAGTTACTAACATCTGACCGTTTCCAAGTTGAATTTGGTCCAAGTACTAGAAATATGAGCCATGAAAAAATGACTGAATTAAAGGAGTTAGAATTAGATGGAATCTTCTTTAGGCGTGAACCGCGACGCTATTATCCTAAGCAAACATACGCGTCTCATGTTATAGGGTATACAGAACGGGATATGGAAAACTCTCGAATGGGGCTTGAGTTAAGCTTGGATGAAAATCTACGTGCAGAAGATGGCTATGTCGTCTACCAGCGTGACCCACGTGGAATCAAGCTGCCTGACCCTAAGGAAAATGTACACCCTCCTAAGCATGGGGATGATGTCTACTTAACGTTTGACTCAAATATTCAAACGGCACTCGAACAAGTCATGACAAAAGTAGATGAAGAGTATTCTCCTGAACGTATGATAGCGATCGTAGCTGACCCGAAAACAGGACAAATACTAGCGATGAGTAATCGACCTAGCTTTAACCCGAATCACTATGAAGAAATTACAAACTATTTGAATTATGCTGTCTCCGATCGTTTTGAACCAGGATCAACGATGAAAGTATTTACATTGGCTGCAGCGATTGAAGAAGGAGTTTATAACGGAGAGGAAGAATATCAGTCTGGTCGTTATCAATTAGGAGCTAATGCTGTATCTGATCACAATCAAGGTCGAGGGTGGGGGAAAATAAATTTCAATGAAGGATTCCAACGTTCCTCAAATGTAGCGTTTGTAAAATTGGGTTTAGAAAAACTTGGACCAGATACATTTTTTACGTATTTGAATCGATTTGGATTTGCTGAACCAACAGGGATAGATTTACCGAATGAAGTTGATAGCTTACTTGCAGATTCTTCAAATTTAGGTGCAGCTTATACTGCTTTTGGCCAAAACTCTGCGGTAACGCCGATTCAACAAATTCAAGCAGCGACTGCCATTGCAAATAATGGGAAAATGATGAAGCCCTATGTCATTGATAAAATCGTAAACCCAGCAGACGGTAGCATAATCTTAGCGAATGAACCTGAAGTAGTTGGTGAACCAGTTAGTAAAGATACAGCTAAACAAGTAAGGGATTTGTTAGAAACTGTTGTGACAGAACCCGCAGGAACAGGGCGTCCATTTTATATTGAAGGATTTGATGTAATAGGTAAAACAGGTACTGCTCAAATATCTGCTCCTGGTGGTGGATATTTACAAGGGCATGGAGTTAATATTTTTTCCTTTTTAGGTATGGCACCAAAAGATGACCCTAAAGTTGTCGTATATGTTGCAGTTGACCGTCCGCAATTAAAACCTGTTGAGTCCGGTTCCGCTCCTGTTTCTATGATTTTTAATACAGTTATGAAACATAGTTTGCAATATTTAAATATAACGCCAACTTATGAAGAGATTACGAACCAATCAGAACAAGGAATCCAACTGGATAACTATAAAGGGAAAGACCCGAAAAAAGTTAAAAAAGAGTTAGAAGAAAAAGGCTTAGAAGTCCTTGTCTTTGGAAATGGGGACAAAGTTATCGACCAACAACCTGTTTCAGATAGACATATCATGATCGGTGAAAGAGTACTCATTCGAACGGAAGGTGAAAAGTTTTCAATGCCTGATGTCATTGGATGGTCATTTCGAGATGTAATGAAGCTATCAAATTTACTTCAGTTACAAATGAATGCAACTGGGGCAGGATTCACGGTCCAACAGAATATTAGTCCAGGCAGTACCGTACGTGAAGGTGATTATGTACAGGTTGAATTACGAGAGCCTTCCGAACTAATAAGAACTACGGAGGAAGAAGAGAATGAGGAAGAAACTCAAGAGGAATTAGAAACATTTGCCAACTAA